In Euphorbia lathyris chromosome 10, ddEupLath1.1, whole genome shotgun sequence, a single genomic region encodes these proteins:
- the LOC136210003 gene encoding purine-uracil permease NCS1, with product MLSKCFTLNLHPSSHHSPIPKNSKFPLFHTYPPSKTPKFTHPIHQNHKRCNLSPPRMANPTKPPNFEPDPTLTNEDLKPTTPNQRTFSGWEMASLWIGLVVGVPTYYLAGSLVDLGMAWWQGIATVVAANFILLGPLILTGDPGTRYGISFPVLARSSFGIFGAHIPTLLRALIGCGWYGIETWIGGEAIFILLPKFIKQSSYSKPLSWLGTSPLEFSCFIVFWVTQLAIIWRGIEGIRKLEKYSAPILIILTSCLLIWAYVKANGFTHMLSLSSRLSNAQFWGLFFPSLTANISFWATLALNIPDFTRYAKSQKDQIFGQSGLPIFMGLFTFVGLAVTSSTKVIFGEVISNPIQLLDKIGGLSTTILAIIGISLATLTTNIAANVVAPANALVNLSPSNFTFRKGALLTALLGVAFQPWRLLKSSESFVYTWLIGYSALMGPIGGILLADYYLIRGRKLSVEDLYSLSPNGVYFYCGGFNLVAIFALLFGVFPVIPGFLENVGIVSKVPGVFVGIYNNAWFFSFFSSGFVYWILSIFTRKCKKSLPVDPLLS from the coding sequence ATGTTATCCAAGTGCTTCACCTTGAATCTCCATCCATCTTCTCATCACTCTCCAATACCCAAAAACTCAAAATTCCCTCTTTTCCACACATACCCACCATCCAAAACCCCCAAATTCACACACCCAATTCACCAAAACCACAAAAGATGCAACCTTTCACCCCCTAGAATGGCCAACCCCACAAAACCCCCAAACTTTGAACCTGATCCAACACTAACCAATGAAGACCTCAAGCCAACAACACCAAATCAAAGAACATTTAGTGGATGGGAAATGGCTAGTTTATGGATTGGCCTTGTAGTTGGTGTCCCAACATATTACCTAGCAGGCAGTCTAGTTGATCTTGGCATGGCTTGGTGGCAAGGAATAGCTACTGTTGTTGCTGCAAATTTCATCCTCTTAGGCCCATTGATTCTCACAGGTGATCCAGGCACAAGATATGGTATTTCATTCCCAGTTTTAGCTAGATCTTCATTTGGGATTTTTGGTGCTCATATTCCTACTTTACTTAGAGCATTAATTGGGTGTGGATGGTATGGAATTGAAACATGGATTGGTGGTGAAGCAATTTTCATACTTTTACCTAAATTTATCAAACAATCATCATATTCAAAACCCCTTTCTTGGTTAGGTACTTCCCCTTTAGAATTTTCTTGCTTTATTGTGTTTTGGGTTACCCAATTGGCAATAATTTGGAGGGGAATTGAAGGAAttagaaaattagaaaaatactCAGCTCCTATACTAATCATACTTACTTCATGTTTACTCATTTGGGCATATGTTAAAGCTAATGGGTTTACTCATATGCTTAGTTTATCTTCTAGGTTATCAAATGCCCAATTTTGGGGTCTTTTTTTCCCCTCTTTGACAGCAAATATAAGTTTTTGGGCAACTTTAGCCCTAAACATACCTGATTTCACTAGATATGCAAAATCCCAAAAAGATCAAATCTTTGGTCAATCTGGGTTACCAATTTTTATGGGTCTATTCACATTTGTTGGATTAGCAGTTACATCATCAACAAAagtgatttttggggaagtaatTTCAAACCCAATTCAACTCCTTGATAAAATTGGGGGTTTAAGTACAACAATTTTAGCAATAATTGGGATTAGTTTAGCTACTTTAACTACTAATATAGCTGCAAATGTAGTAGCTCCAGCTAATGCATTAGTTAATCTTAGTCCATCAAATTTCACATTTAGAAAAGGGGCTCTTTTAACTGCATTGCTTGGGGTTGCTTTTCAGCCATGGAGATTGCTGAAATCaagtgaaagttttgtttatacTTGGTTAATTGGGTATTCTGCTTTAATGGGTCCAATTGGGGGTATTTTATTGGCTGATTATTATCTTATTAGGGGTAGAAAATTGAGTGTTGAGGATTTGTATAGTTTGAGTCCAAATGGGGTTTATTTTTATTGTGGTGGGTTTAATTTGGTTGCAATTTTTGCTCTTCTTTTTGGGGTGTTTCCTGTGATTCCAGGTTTTTTGGAGAATGTTGGGATTGTTTCCAAAGTTCCTGGAGTTTTTGTGGGGATTTATAATAATGCTTGGTTTTTTAGCTTCTTTTCCTCTGGTTTTGTGTATTGGATTCTGTCTATTTTTACTAGAAAGTGTAAGAAGTCACTGCCTGTAGATCCTCTCTTGTCCTAa